The Sphaerospermopsis torques-reginae ITEP-024 genome has a window encoding:
- the glmS gene encoding glutamine--fructose-6-phosphate transaminase (isomerizing), with amino-acid sequence MCGIVGYIGTQAATDILLSGLEKLEYRGYDSAGIATILEGDIQCVRAKGKLLNLRSKLEQVENQAQIGIGHTRWATHGKPEEYNAHPHQDTALRIAVVQNGIIENYRELREHLKALGHEFRSDTDTEVIPHLIAECLKHIPEDSNSASVFLEAVREAVQKLEGAYAIAVISADYPDELIVVRQQAPLVIGFGQGEFFCASDTPAIVPHTRAVLPLENGEIARLTPLGVEVYNFAGNRLKKHPRTLNWNPIMVEKQGFKHFMLKEIYEQPGVVRACLEAYFPGSGETPVTLNLPGEFYADLEQIQIVACGTSWHAALVGKYLLEQLADIPTQVQYASEFRYAPAPLTANTLTIGVTQSGETADTLAALSMEKDRRQGKESKYQARLLGITNRPESSLGQMVGNIINTHGGIEIGVAATKTFIAQLMAFYGLALDLAYRRQTISSERLTEIIAGLRQLPIEIEAILETQEKYIEQLVHEFTETKDFIFVGRGINFPIALEGALKLKEISYIHAEGYPAGEMKHGPIALLDNKVPVVAIAMPGSVYEKVISNAQEAKARDSRLIGVTSVNDGEAAEIFNDLIPVSEVEEILSPILTVIPLQLLAYHIAARRGLDVDQPRNLAKSVTVE; translated from the coding sequence ATGTGTGGAATTGTGGGATATATAGGAACTCAGGCGGCGACAGATATTTTATTATCTGGACTAGAAAAGTTAGAGTATAGAGGTTATGATTCGGCGGGTATTGCTACTATATTGGAAGGTGATATTCAATGCGTGCGGGCTAAGGGAAAATTACTAAATTTGCGTTCTAAACTCGAACAAGTAGAAAACCAGGCTCAAATTGGTATTGGTCATACTCGTTGGGCAACTCATGGTAAACCTGAAGAATATAATGCCCATCCCCATCAGGATACTGCTTTGCGGATAGCGGTGGTGCAGAATGGAATTATTGAGAATTATCGTGAATTGCGGGAACATTTAAAAGCATTAGGTCATGAATTTCGTTCAGACACAGATACAGAAGTTATTCCCCATCTCATCGCTGAATGTTTAAAGCATATTCCTGAAGATAGTAATTCTGCTTCTGTGTTTTTAGAAGCGGTGCGGGAAGCCGTGCAAAAGTTAGAAGGGGCTTATGCGATCGCAGTTATTTCTGCTGACTACCCGGATGAATTGATTGTAGTCCGTCAGCAAGCGCCTTTAGTAATTGGTTTTGGACAAGGTGAGTTTTTCTGTGCTTCGGATACCCCGGCAATTGTTCCCCATACCCGCGCTGTATTGCCCCTAGAAAATGGGGAAATTGCCCGTTTGACTCCTTTGGGGGTTGAGGTGTACAACTTTGCTGGAAATCGTTTAAAGAAGCATCCCCGCACTTTGAATTGGAATCCCATTATGGTGGAAAAGCAGGGATTTAAACACTTCATGCTCAAGGAGATTTATGAGCAACCGGGTGTAGTTAGAGCTTGTTTAGAAGCTTATTTTCCGGGAAGTGGGGAAACTCCTGTTACTTTGAATTTACCAGGGGAATTTTACGCAGATTTAGAACAAATTCAAATTGTTGCTTGTGGTACAAGTTGGCACGCGGCGTTGGTAGGTAAGTATTTATTAGAACAATTGGCAGATATTCCGACTCAAGTACAATATGCTTCTGAATTTCGTTATGCACCAGCACCTTTAACTGCTAATACTTTAACTATTGGAGTGACTCAATCAGGGGAAACTGCGGATACTTTAGCAGCTTTAAGTATGGAAAAAGACCGCAGACAAGGAAAAGAGTCCAAGTATCAAGCGCGACTTTTAGGGATTACTAACCGCCCGGAAAGTAGTTTGGGGCAAATGGTGGGTAATATTATTAATACTCATGGGGGGATTGAAATTGGTGTGGCCGCGACGAAAACTTTTATCGCTCAGTTGATGGCGTTTTATGGTTTAGCTTTAGATTTAGCTTATCGTCGGCAAACAATTTCTTCTGAAAGGTTAACAGAAATTATTGCTGGTTTAAGGCAGTTACCGATAGAAATTGAGGCGATTTTAGAGACGCAAGAAAAGTATATTGAACAGTTAGTGCATGAGTTTACAGAAACAAAAGATTTCATTTTTGTGGGGAGGGGAATTAATTTTCCTATTGCGTTAGAAGGGGCTTTAAAGTTAAAGGAAATTAGCTATATTCATGCGGAAGGATATCCAGCAGGAGAGATGAAACATGGACCGATCGCATTATTAGATAATAAAGTTCCGGTAGTGGCGATCGCTATGCCTGGTAGTGTATATGAAAAGGTGATTTCTAATGCCCAAGAAGCGAAAGCAAGAGATTCACGGTTAATAGGAGTGACATCTGTAAATGATGGGGAAGCGGCGGAAATTTTTAATGATTTAATTCCTGTTTCAGAAGTGGAGGAAATTCTTTCGCCTATTCTCACAGTAATTCCGTTACAATTGTTAGCTTATCATATTGCGGCACGGCGAGGTTTAGATGTGGATCAACCTCGTAATTTGGCTAAGTCGGTGACAGTTGAATGA
- a CDS encoding COP23 domain-containing protein, which produces MQLKLLSQILLGSSIASLIALILQQPSYAGQKYRCDTSGKHPITRVRTGRGEEPMLLWVSNSFIKSPKERCQIVSNRLQRYYDNQMMPYLASKKNINGYPVLCIVDRVRGNCLKEDVVVTLKPGTDPGRVLKQINYFRRGAAGARPVPLSNSTTAFYEDGEVYINLNEILEEED; this is translated from the coding sequence ATGCAACTCAAACTACTGTCACAAATACTTTTAGGGTCATCTATTGCTTCCCTAATAGCCTTAATCTTACAACAACCCAGTTACGCAGGTCAAAAATATAGGTGTGACACCAGTGGAAAACACCCTATTACCCGTGTTCGTACAGGTCGCGGTGAAGAACCTATGTTACTGTGGGTTAGTAACTCTTTTATTAAGTCACCAAAAGAACGCTGTCAAATAGTTAGCAACAGATTACAGAGATACTACGATAATCAAATGATGCCCTATCTCGCATCGAAAAAGAATATTAATGGTTATCCTGTATTGTGTATAGTTGATCGAGTGCGTGGTAATTGCTTAAAAGAAGATGTGGTAGTTACTCTTAAACCTGGTACTGATCCTGGTAGAGTTTTGAAACAAATTAACTATTTTCGTCGAGGTGCTGCTGGTGCAAGACCTGTACCATTAAGTAATAGCACAACAGCGTTTTATGAAGATGGGGAAGTTTATATCAACCTGAATGAAATTTTAGAGGAAGAAGATTAA
- a CDS encoding S1 family peptidase, translated as MIGKYLLSGINFTLFFVTCLGGVVISLSAQQTRFLPSSDSSQLSDHQVKQTGKLITVKILSNGFLGTGTLIKKQGEIYTVITNDHVLNAADPPYQIQTPDGRIYPAKISQIVKFGDHDLGLLQFSSEQIYQIATMGNSSRLTVGDEVFVNGFTSESKEIIFTKGNVSLVLDKPLEGSYQLGYSNDINKGMSGGPVLNIQGELVGINGLHKNPLWEAPDLYIDGSQPCKPVQDMIVNSSWGIPIETVAQLAPQFVQIKPPQLLILSDDSGRFINYNYLNNLQMQVDAVTAKSCKL; from the coding sequence ATGATTGGTAAATATCTACTGTCAGGAATTAATTTTACACTGTTTTTTGTCACTTGTTTAGGAGGAGTAGTTATTTCTCTTTCAGCACAACAAACAAGATTTTTACCGTCATCTGATAGCAGTCAATTGTCAGATCATCAGGTAAAACAAACAGGAAAATTGATCACAGTGAAAATTCTCTCGAATGGTTTTTTAGGAACAGGAACACTGATCAAAAAACAAGGAGAAATTTATACTGTTATCACCAACGATCATGTATTGAATGCTGCTGATCCACCGTATCAAATTCAAACTCCTGATGGTAGAATTTATCCAGCTAAAATTTCCCAAATTGTGAAATTTGGAGATCATGATTTAGGATTATTACAATTTAGTTCTGAACAAATTTATCAAATTGCCACTATGGGAAATTCATCTAGGTTAACCGTAGGAGATGAAGTTTTTGTCAATGGGTTTACCAGCGAAAGCAAAGAGATAATTTTCACTAAAGGAAATGTATCTCTAGTGCTTGATAAACCTTTAGAGGGAAGTTATCAACTGGGATATAGCAATGATATTAATAAAGGCATGAGTGGGGGACCAGTGTTGAATATTCAAGGTGAATTAGTGGGTATTAATGGTTTACACAAAAACCCCTTATGGGAAGCACCAGATTTATATATTGATGGTTCACAACCTTGTAAACCTGTGCAGGATATGATAGTTAATTCTAGTTGGGGGATACCTATAGAAACTGTAGCGCAACTTGCACCGCAATTTGTGCAAATTAAACCGCCTCAATTATTAATTTTATCGGATGATTCCGGGAGGTTTATTAATTATAATTATCTTAATAATTTGCAAATGCAGGTGGATGCAGTAACGGCTAAAAGTTGTAAACTTTAA
- a CDS encoding trypsin-like peptidase domain-containing protein: protein MILNRVYQLTATVMTAVIIVVQTPSATALQQSEINTIAKKITVRIEGNTQEFGKTYGSGIIIKKQGNQYTVLTNWHVVQVPGNYNLYTNDNQKYAINNKKKLGELDLAIVEFNSSLNYSPATIGNSRQLTETTPVYAAGFAAPDAICLEACYRFVEGKINSVLDKYKDGYGLIYSNIIAPGMSGGPVLNQDGFLVGINGLGSGFTTPDKDTTSFGVIPIHEYQKFDNVGSQAIQKPTEKPTEITTKPTSSINFTLAKTLPGDFFPVTAIALSPNGEILASGSNNGSIQLWNIATGSKIHTLQGHSDRIESIAFSPDGKTLASGSNDETIKLWHIATGTENISFQGSFFSVYSVTFSPNGKILASGSSDGTIKLWDVSTTNEILTLSGHTTKVSAVAFSPDGKILASGSSDNTIKLWNIDTGTEIRTLTGHSNRVNSVAFSLKERILASGSDDNTIKLWNIDTGTEIRTLTGHSNRVGSVAFSPHGRILASGSDDNTIKLWNVATGTQIHSLTGYADTVDSVIFSSDGKTLASASRESNIKVWRVSE, encoded by the coding sequence ATGATACTAAATCGAGTATATCAACTAACCGCCACTGTGATGACTGCTGTAATTATAGTAGTACAAACGCCCTCAGCTACAGCCTTACAACAATCGGAAATTAATACAATTGCTAAAAAAATCACCGTCCGTATTGAAGGAAATACACAAGAATTTGGTAAAACTTATGGTTCAGGAATAATTATTAAAAAACAAGGAAATCAATATACTGTACTCACAAATTGGCACGTTGTCCAAGTTCCTGGTAACTATAATTTATATACTAATGATAATCAAAAATATGCTATTAATAATAAAAAGAAATTAGGTGAATTAGACCTAGCAATAGTTGAATTTAATAGTAGTCTTAATTATTCTCCTGCAACTATAGGAAATTCTCGACAGTTAACAGAAACAACTCCAGTATATGCTGCGGGATTTGCTGCCCCAGATGCAATATGTTTAGAAGCCTGTTATCGTTTTGTAGAGGGAAAAATTAACTCTGTTCTTGATAAGTATAAAGATGGTTATGGTTTAATTTATAGTAATATTATTGCGCCTGGAATGAGTGGTGGTCCTGTTCTCAATCAAGATGGATTTTTAGTGGGAATTAATGGACTAGGTTCTGGATTTACAACACCTGATAAAGATACTACATCTTTTGGTGTTATTCCTATTCATGAATATCAAAAATTTGATAATGTTGGTTCTCAAGCAATACAAAAGCCAACAGAAAAACCAACAGAAATAACGACAAAACCTACATCATCTATTAATTTCACTCTAGCGAAAACCTTACCTGGAGATTTTTTTCCGGTAACAGCTATTGCTTTGAGTCCCAATGGCGAAATTCTCGCTAGTGGCAGTAACAATGGAAGTATTCAACTATGGAACATAGCCACAGGCAGCAAAATCCACACTCTTCAAGGACATTCCGACCGAATTGAGTCCATTGCTTTCAGTCCAGATGGTAAAACCTTGGCTAGTGGTAGCAATGACGAGACTATCAAGTTATGGCATATAGCTACAGGAACAGAAAATATTAGCTTTCAAGGAAGTTTTTTCTCAGTTTATTCTGTCACTTTCAGTCCAAATGGGAAAATTTTGGCTAGTGGCAGTAGTGACGGGACTATCAAACTGTGGGATGTGTCCACAACCAACGAAATACTTACCCTCTCAGGGCATACTACTAAAGTTAGTGCTGTGGCCTTCAGTCCTGATGGCAAAATTTTGGCTAGTGGTAGTTCAGACAATACAATTAAGCTATGGAATATAGATACAGGAACAGAAATCCGCACTCTTACAGGCCATTCTAACCGAGTTAATTCTGTGGCTTTTAGCCTCAAAGAGAGAATTTTAGCCAGTGGCAGTGATGACAATACAATCAAACTATGGAATATAGATACAGGAACAGAAATCCGCACTCTTACAGGTCATTCTAATCGAGTTGGTTCTGTGGCCTTCAGTCCTCATGGGAGAATTTTAGCTAGTGGCAGTGATGACAATACAATTAAATTGTGGAATGTGGCAACGGGAACACAAATCCACTCTTTGACAGGTTATGCTGACACCGTTGATTCTGTCATTTTTAGTTCAGACGGCAAAACTTTAGCTAGTGCGAGTAGGGAAAGTAATATTAAAGTTTGGCGGGTGTCTGAGTAG
- a CDS encoding HNH endonuclease, with the protein MSERVSESIRRIVAARSRGYCEYCRCSEKFATERFTVEHIKPRKAGGETVLENLAWSCFGCNGYKHTKTEGIDPETGEKTASYLLNFANNSSRDNCKHKRVYSSGGKFSKLSITLDNL; encoded by the coding sequence ATGTCAGAGCGAGTTTCAGAATCAATTAGGCGTATTGTTGCTGCTCGTAGTCGTGGTTATTGCGAGTATTGTCGGTGTTCGGAAAAATTTGCCACAGAGAGGTTTACAGTTGAACATATCAAACCCCGGAAAGCAGGTGGTGAGACAGTTTTAGAAAATCTTGCTTGGAGTTGCTTTGGCTGTAATGGTTATAAACATACTAAAACTGAGGGAATTGATCCAGAAACGGGAGAAAAAACAGCAAGTTATTTATTAAATTTTGCTAACAACTCCTCACGAGATAATTGTAAACACAAACGAGTATATTCTTCCGGTGGAAAATTTAGCAAGTTATCAATAACTTTAGATAATTTATGA
- a CDS encoding type II toxin-antitoxin system VapC family toxin: MYLLDTNHCSALIFGDSLVIDHAKTIGESNLAISVVTQGELLYMAENSQKVAENLIIIEDFIADISIYDIDDRGSHIYAKL, from the coding sequence ATGTATTTACTTGATACTAACCATTGTAGTGCTTTAATTTTTGGCGATTCTCTCGTTATTGACCATGCTAAAACCATTGGAGAATCTAATTTAGCCATTTCTGTTGTCACCCAGGGAGAGTTACTGTATATGGCAGAAAATTCTCAAAAAGTAGCAGAAAATTTGATAATTATTGAGGACTTTATAGCAGATATTTCTATTTATGATATAGATGATAGGGGAAGCCATATTTATGCAAAACTATAA
- a CDS encoding Uma2 family endonuclease, producing the protein MTALTLNLNSIIKLNREQFYQLCAENPDLKLERNTQGELIIMPPTGGETGKSNVNLIFQVASWNETTQLGEVFDSSTGFTLPNGADRSPDVSWVEKSRWNGLTKEQKEKFIPLCPDFAIEIMSPSDNFKKVQDKMQEYILNGCRLGWLINRKKQEVEIYRPGQEVEVLKLPLTLSGEDILPELVVNLGKIWG; encoded by the coding sequence ATGACAGCACTAACATTAAATCTCAATTCTATTATTAAACTAAATAGAGAGCAATTTTACCAACTCTGTGCAGAAAACCCGGATTTAAAATTAGAACGCAATACTCAAGGAGAGTTAATTATTATGCCACCAACGGGAGGAGAAACGGGGAAAAGCAATGTTAATTTAATATTTCAAGTAGCATCATGGAATGAAACAACCCAACTAGGAGAAGTTTTTGATTCTTCCACAGGATTTACTTTACCAAATGGTGCAGACCGTTCTCCTGATGTTTCTTGGGTAGAAAAATCTCGTTGGAATGGGTTGACTAAAGAACAAAAAGAAAAGTTTATTCCCTTATGTCCTGACTTTGCTATTGAAATTATGTCACCATCGGATAATTTTAAAAAAGTTCAGGATAAAATGCAGGAATATATATTAAATGGTTGTCGTTTAGGTTGGTTAATAAATCGGAAAAAACAGGAAGTAGAAATTTATCGTCCTGGACAAGAAGTAGAGGTTTTAAAATTGCCATTAACTTTGTCTGGTGAGGATATTTTACCGGAGTTAGTGGTTAATTTGGGTAAAATTTGGGGATAA
- a CDS encoding serine/threonine-protein kinase — protein MLPSLNKNLVGKIISGKKGRYEIISELGHGGFGKTYLAQDLDHDYQKCVVKQLLPNQDKKLTLQEFRKIKELFAKEAQHLEKLNHPQIPKLKEYIIINKKLSLIAKQEFYIVEEYIEGHELRQELIPTQRLSNDQVWEILYNIVKVLAFVHSKALIHRDIKPENIIIRKKDGKLFLIDFGYVKDMTELKKIKSVIVMTSEPYTPMEQKDGFPTFTTDIYAVGMIGIEALTGIHPDVRHQKYITIDDKTEKFIWRDSAGEELSQELADVIDKMVHPDWQKRYNTATQALEALEKIRPLHPVQRIQRNEEVNIIPVTTENPGLVLVSRQMLGSVLNTVLTLPEVITITPEVESSNTQIINEELLSRNVVIIAGISTALAVGFLSFNIVSSGKADKQKPQPQETIITEPKDENLTKTHVDDTKYMSFSIKYSDKWTATPIQPGEEEKVKLSPNDKTANNNCAVELIVHIADLGKALSLDEYKNTALNRITQDSNNSSIVLNDSKKLSTYDAYQIMFNRQEDGCQLKKLERGTVSFKKGYYIIYQAPEQDDKRLWPVVEKMIDSFEIKDGK, from the coding sequence ATGTTACCTTCCCTCAACAAAAACTTAGTTGGTAAAATCATTTCTGGCAAAAAAGGACGCTATGAAATTATTAGCGAATTAGGTCATGGTGGCTTTGGAAAAACTTATTTAGCCCAAGATTTAGATCATGATTATCAAAAATGTGTAGTTAAACAACTTCTACCTAACCAGGACAAAAAATTAACCCTTCAGGAATTTAGAAAAATTAAAGAACTGTTTGCTAAAGAAGCTCAACACCTAGAAAAATTAAATCATCCCCAAATTCCTAAATTAAAGGAGTATATCATTATCAATAAAAAATTATCCTTGATAGCTAAACAGGAATTTTATATAGTAGAAGAATATATAGAAGGTCACGAATTACGCCAAGAATTAATTCCTACTCAAAGACTGAGTAATGATCAAGTTTGGGAAATATTGTATAATATTGTTAAAGTTTTAGCATTTGTTCATAGTAAAGCTTTAATTCACAGAGATATCAAACCAGAAAATATTATCATACGTAAAAAAGACGGAAAACTATTTTTAATTGATTTTGGTTACGTTAAAGATATGACTGAACTAAAAAAGATCAAATCCGTCATAGTCATGACTTCTGAACCATATACACCAATGGAACAAAAAGATGGTTTTCCTACCTTTACCACAGATATTTATGCTGTGGGTATGATTGGGATTGAAGCCTTAACAGGAATACATCCTGATGTACGTCATCAAAAATACATTACCATAGATGACAAAACAGAGAAATTTATTTGGCGAGATTCTGCTGGTGAAGAACTCAGTCAGGAATTAGCTGATGTGATAGATAAGATGGTACATCCTGATTGGCAAAAACGCTATAACACAGCTACCCAAGCATTAGAAGCATTAGAAAAAATAAGACCTCTCCATCCTGTACAAAGAATACAACGTAACGAAGAAGTGAATATTATTCCTGTCACCACAGAAAACCCTGGATTAGTATTAGTTTCTCGACAAATGTTAGGAAGTGTATTAAACACAGTCTTAACATTACCAGAAGTGATCACAATTACACCAGAGGTAGAATCATCAAATACTCAGATAATTAATGAAGAACTTCTATCACGAAACGTTGTGATTATTGCAGGAATTTCCACAGCATTAGCTGTTGGTTTTCTTAGTTTTAATATTGTCTCTTCTGGGAAAGCTGATAAACAAAAACCTCAACCCCAAGAAACAATAATCACAGAACCAAAGGATGAGAATTTAACTAAAACCCATGTTGATGATACAAAATACATGAGTTTTAGCATCAAATATTCTGATAAATGGACAGCTACACCAATACAACCAGGAGAAGAGGAAAAAGTAAAATTATCTCCCAATGATAAAACTGCAAATAATAATTGTGCTGTAGAATTAATAGTACATATTGCGGATTTAGGAAAAGCATTATCCCTAGATGAATATAAAAATACTGCCTTAAATAGAATTACTCAAGATAGTAATAATTCATCTATAGTGCTGAATGATAGCAAAAAATTAAGCACTTATGACGCATATCAAATAATGTTCAATCGTCAAGAAGATGGATGTCAATTGAAAAAGTTAGAACGGGGAACGGTGAGTTTTAAAAAAGGGTATTATATTATTTATCAAGCACCAGAACAAGATGATAAGAGGTTGTGGCCTGTAGTAGAAAAGATGATTGATTCTTTTGAAATTAAGGATGGTAAATAA
- a CDS encoding tetratricopeptide repeat-containing S1 family peptidase → MIKFTYSLPVTLLCASVVVVQSQRAIASIPQQVRDIGDKITVRIDGANAGSGIIIKGEGNTYTVLTCWHVVDKRGNYTVKTGNGKTYQINYSTVKRIGKIDLAEFQFTSNENYRPVEIGNSSQVTAGSTVYAFGWAAPDQVSKGREYVPLETTARVVSQPVDEYALVLSNIVKPGMSGGPILDEQGRLIGVSGLSTIDARLETRDFLGIPIDTYKQLGSLSSINQQGQNSNKKPVTGVSVSTGTTKKAQELFRQGNDKFNESDYQGAIDLYNEAISLNANYYRAYINRGSARANLGDKQGAIADYNQAIKINPNNSDAYNNRGGVRYELGNKQGAIQDFNQAIKINPNNSDAYNNRGGVRYELGDKQGAIADYSQAININPNFAEAYYGRGIVRSDLGDRQAAIADLQQAARLFEQQGRRADSQKAQILIKRLWGLFMIFGS, encoded by the coding sequence ATGATCAAATTTACTTATAGTTTACCAGTAACTTTACTCTGTGCGTCTGTGGTGGTTGTTCAGTCACAAAGGGCGATCGCTTCTATTCCTCAGCAAGTTCGGGATATTGGTGATAAAATTACAGTTCGCATTGATGGTGCTAATGCTGGTTCGGGTATTATTATTAAAGGTGAAGGAAATACTTACACTGTTCTCACTTGTTGGCACGTAGTTGATAAGAGAGGAAATTATACTGTGAAAACCGGAAATGGTAAAACCTACCAAATTAATTACAGCACAGTTAAACGAATTGGTAAGATAGATTTGGCAGAGTTCCAGTTTACCAGTAATGAAAATTATCGTCCTGTGGAGATTGGTAACTCTAGTCAAGTGACTGCTGGGAGTACGGTTTATGCTTTTGGTTGGGCTGCACCTGACCAGGTAAGTAAGGGACGGGAATATGTGCCTTTAGAGACTACTGCCAGGGTGGTAAGTCAGCCTGTTGATGAGTATGCTTTGGTTTTAAGTAATATTGTTAAACCGGGAATGAGTGGGGGTCCGATTTTAGATGAACAGGGGCGTTTGATAGGGGTAAGTGGACTATCTACAATTGATGCGAGATTAGAAACAAGGGATTTTTTAGGGATTCCGATTGATACTTATAAACAGCTTGGATCACTATCAAGTATAAATCAGCAGGGGCAAAATTCCAATAAAAAACCAGTTACAGGCGTTTCTGTTTCGACAGGAACAACAAAGAAAGCCCAGGAACTGTTTAGGCAAGGTAACGATAAGTTTAATGAATCAGACTATCAAGGTGCAATAGATTTATATAACGAAGCTATTAGTCTTAATGCAAATTATTATAGAGCTTACATCAACCGAGGATCTGCCCGTGCAAATTTAGGAGATAAGCAGGGTGCAATCGCAGATTACAACCAAGCTATCAAGATTAATCCCAACAACTCCGATGCCTACAATAATAGAGGAGGTGTCCGTTATGAATTAGGAAATAAGCAAGGGGCGATCCAAGATTTCAACCAAGCCATCAAGATTAATCCCAACAACTCCGATGCCTACAATAATAGAGGAGGTGTCCGTTATGAATTAGGAGATAAGCAGGGGGCGATCGCAGATTATAGCCAAGCTATTAATATTAATCCTAACTTTGCTGAAGCCTACTATGGAAGAGGAATTGTCCGTTCTGATTTAGGAGATAGGCAAGCAGCCATAGCTGACTTACAGCAAGCTGCGCGTCTTTTTGAACAACAAGGAAGGAGAGCCGATTCTCAAAAAGCACAGATATTAATCAAAAGACTTTGGGGATTGTTTATGATTTTTGGATCTTGA
- a CDS encoding DNA cytosine methyltransferase encodes MIDGKAISISLFTGAYGLDLGLEQAGFHTVTVVEKDRDAVKTIALNRPFLQESAISREIQNVTSQQLLEEGGRVLNLGRALQPQEVDLVTGGPPCQPFSTAGKRGSVMDPRGSLFMDFIRIVKEVQPRFFLMENVKGLLSAPLRHRPINQRGKDYPILEPDEMPGAALKVVLSEMKEVGYQVVYNLLEAADYGVPQNRERVIFIGSRDGETPTFPIPQYCKNGQTLPKWRTLKDALTGLVDVEPEFMSYSENRLKYLKLLKAGQNWRHLPEELKKEAMGGAYNSGGGKVGFYRRLSWDKPSPTITTSPHQKATDMCHPVELRCLTVRESARIQTFPDDWIFHGSVSSKYKQIGNAVPVLLAKELGSYLFNLIQGNKFKGKEIAEQLSLF; translated from the coding sequence GTGATAGATGGTAAAGCTATTTCTATCTCATTATTTACAGGTGCTTATGGTTTAGATTTAGGATTAGAACAAGCAGGTTTTCATACTGTAACTGTAGTAGAAAAAGACCGTGATGCTGTCAAAACAATAGCTCTTAATCGTCCATTTTTACAAGAAAGTGCAATTTCCAGAGAAATACAAAATGTCACATCTCAACAATTATTAGAAGAAGGAGGAAGAGTTTTAAATTTAGGACGTGCTTTACAACCACAAGAAGTTGATTTAGTTACAGGTGGTCCACCATGTCAACCATTTAGTACCGCAGGAAAAAGAGGTTCTGTGATGGACCCTCGCGGTAGTTTATTTATGGACTTTATTCGTATTGTTAAAGAAGTTCAACCACGTTTTTTCTTAATGGAAAATGTTAAAGGTTTGCTTTCTGCTCCACTGCGTCATCGGCCAATTAATCAACGTGGAAAAGATTACCCTATTTTAGAACCTGATGAGATGCCTGGTGCTGCTTTAAAAGTAGTATTATCAGAAATGAAAGAAGTAGGATATCAGGTAGTTTACAATCTTTTAGAAGCAGCAGATTATGGAGTTCCCCAAAATCGAGAGCGTGTCATATTTATTGGTTCAAGAGATGGAGAAACCCCTACATTTCCTATTCCCCAATATTGTAAAAATGGTCAAACTTTACCTAAATGGAGAACATTAAAAGATGCTTTAACTGGTTTAGTTGATGTAGAACCAGAATTTATGTCTTATTCAGAAAATCGTTTAAAGTATTTAAAATTATTAAAAGCTGGACAAAACTGGAGACATTTACCAGAAGAATTAAAAAAAGAAGCTATGGGAGGAGCTTATAATTCTGGAGGTGGAAAAGTCGGTTTTTATAGAAGATTATCCTGGGATAAACCTTCACCAACAATTACTACCAGTCCCCATCAAAAAGCAACAGATATGTGTCATCCTGTAGAATTACGTTGTTTAACTGTGCGGGAGTCTGCAAGAATTCAAACATTTCCAGATGATTGGATTTTTCATGGTTCTGTAAGTTCTAAATATAAACAAATTGGTAACGCAGTTCCCGTATTACTTGCGAAAGAACTTGGTAGTTATCTCTTTAACTTAATTCAAGGAAACAAATTTAAAGGTAAAGAGATAGCCGAACAATTATCACTTTTTTAA